The nucleotide sequence gatatagTCATTCTCTCTGGTGTATATAAGCTAACACATAATTCTATGCATCGACTTGTTTCATGATTTTTTGATGTTAACATGCAACTTCTCATACCTTCTTCGATTTTAGCAAGTAATTTACTTATAGTTTctctattattattattataatctTTACATAAATCTTGTGATGCTATTATAGCATTACCAAAGAAAATTGTTACGCAACCTTGTAATTGATATAATTTGGAATAAGATAGTCCAACAGGTATAATTGACACATCTTCTATTCCATCGGCTAACGCACAAAGCGTCATAATAGCAACCCCAGGTTTTAATGGAAGTAAATTAGTTCTATCATGAGATCCACCTTCTGGAAATATTCCAATGGTGTCTCCATTCTTCAAGCTATGAGTAACTAAATTATATACTTCActttgatttattttggGTACAATTTTAAAAGGAACACCATTTACTTTATCTTcacaatttatatttataggaTCTTGAAGAATTAATTCTATTTCAGATTCAATTTTTGTAACActgaatattttattctgAGTCATTAATTTATCTCCTATTTGTACATCTAATTTAAATCGGGTATTTAttccttttatttttgtatccCCTGTATTCCAGTATATACGCCCTATCcctttaaattttaaatccTCAGGTCTTTTAACACTTATGCATCCAGCAACACGAGCCAATTCCCCAATTACTGCCCGTTTCATCGATTTTTCTGCCACTATAAACTTTACCTGACGAGGAATACTTGCTACTAGTACACATGCATCGATAAACTGATTATTATGATTACCAACAAATATCACAGATCCGTACAAGGGAACATTTTCAGGATTAATTATGTTCACATCCCCAAAAAGGGAACTTACAATTGCTTTACATAACCATCTtattaaaatgtataaatcTGGCATTATTAAACTTTTccaaatttgaaaaaagaaaaaaaatgaaaaagaaataagaaaaaggaatgataatatataaacgtATATACCCCTTTTTTCAgcgaaattaaaaaaaataggaGATGAAATTCTAAAAGCTCATTTGCATTTctagaataaaaataaaatgttatatcGTAAATTTTAAATGGAAAACCGGGGTAATCTATTtaagataaaaaattttaaaatataaacttCGAAGCATTATTAAATAGTATAATCAAATATGagttaataataatagcttaaaacaaaattcgaaaaaaaatagtaagaaaaaaaatatagggAAAAATAGAAGCTcataaatacatattatataatatatgcaacatatgtataaatgTAGTAAATGGTAGcgtaaaaataataatacatattattcTCCATAGTAATACTAATAATATGACAAGAATGTcattaatgataaaataatgttaataACAATGGTAATTGTTGCATTAATTATcgttataataaaattaagaataaaataagtaataataatattaataacaatattaataatatcgatataataattaaaactttatatttataaaattccCTGTTATTTGATATATGCCACATgctttgaaaaaataaatatatgcttTTTGGTGTgatgaaatttttttttttaattcgcAATTTAATGTATtacattatatacataaatacatttaaatatatatttaatattaaaacgTTGCGCGTGATTTCCAAAATATTGTCAATAGCTGAGTGTATGGGTGTTAATTTCCGtgtttattaattataattaatacaTGGAAAACATATAAACATGGATTTGCCAATGTAAATATGCTTTTACACATATAGAAGAAACTTGTTAAAGATGAATAAATTACACAAACAATGCAAAAAAACATTTCTAATGAAaggtataaataaaatacatatatatatctaacTACGCTAATAACATGATAAAAAAGTTGTCCTATTTTCATTAGCcgcatatttatatatctaAAATCATATGCCAATTtatatactattatttattacgtgaaaagtatattattaatttatattccCTATAAAAGTGTAGctcaaataatattaaaagaatgttgaaaatattgaataattccttttttatattattattataatgctttatttatattttttttttttttgcaatcACATTTGGTCAAtgtaattaaatatattttgttcaaataaatttatataatatgcaatatattttttctttgttataaatatatttcgatgtaatattaacaatggagaaatatcataattgcatatattaaataagcAGCCAGTTTTGTATGCTTGCTAATTAggtcttttttttcacaattATTCTCTTGTTgtgacaaaaaaaatgagtcGTGTTAATACAAAAgataatacaaatttaaaataacgTATAAATGGACAAAtctattattaaaaaagtaaaaatagGAATAGCATATTTGGTAGCTATATCCATGGgttgtaatatataaatctaTGCActattcatatattatttaaactttttttttattatttttgtaatagCTTTACAAAGATTTGTTCTTTTGCTTTCCGACAATAGTATATGTTATAAATGTTATGTATGGGGTATAGCATTTTATTTccgataaaaatattctgTGTGCGTGAGACTAAGgataatacataaaatgCATGAAAATAAACAGAATTTATGCAATTTCATATGTATTCCtctttatttgtatttctattattctttaaataaatttttcattatataatcTCCTCTATATGTGGGTACTTGGATATAGTATCATCTGCTTCTATTAATTTATCAGCATTGATATCAATTATAATAAGCGAACatacattatatttaaaagacaaattaagaaaaaaagaaacgAACCATAATAATGGctgtaataattttcaagGTGTGTGATGTGCTTGAAGGTATTCTATTACAttctattttattgtttaaatttattaaatatgttcatatatatggaaTGGCTTAtgatatgcatatttaaacaaaaaacaaataacataattataaatataacatattttttttttcttttaatataaatattgttaataaatgttatatataaagttcattaaataaaataaatcaatatataaaacataaaaaagttaaatttttttatctctGCCTATATCGCGCACAATGTATACATTTCTAAAAATTGCCTTGCATTTCTTTCcgtaattatttatataaaacttGCGTGcccaaatatataattttgttgatcataaaatatatacataaaaatctCGTATTTTAGTAAACTTTcttatatacaattttctgtttttttttttcgggTTGGTCAGCATTTTCGGGAGGGGCAATGGCACTCATCTTAAAAGaagataaattaaatacatataaatatatagatttaaaaatgtcAATAAGGATGGTgtaattaaatatacatgAAACACATTTATGTGAATGTAAATAAagagaaaattatattatagcACACATTATATCTTTTGCAGTTTCAATACACAACTAGATAAATTACCGGTGAGCCCAAAAAGAATTTtacaataaaatttataaacttAAATATTGCGTATATGGGgataattatgtatatgtagaaaattttaaaagagaaaaataatcctatatttattacaaaagACAAAATCAGAACATCAGTATAATATCTGTgattaagaaaaaaaacgattaaagaaattagagaaataaaagaatggaatgtatatatattatatgtgaGCATATATGTAAGTTTAGTTTTCTTAagacatataaaaaatataatgacaATTACataatcatatattaaGGGTGTTTGATGTAAAATATGCGTGCAACTATATATTCACATGATTATAAATGTtgttttattcatttattttaattattattatcttaTATGTAAACTAACGTAAAATTTAATCCGTTGGTTAAGCCATAATGTATATTCTTGATTGAATAATagtaacaaaaaaatagcaaacaatgaaaaaaaaatatatttcttgtaattaaattatatctGAAGAAATAGGCAAAGATGATATAAATTAGctgcaaaaaaaatatatatttatatgtatctCAGTTATGAAGGTTAAGTAGCACACTATCACCTCAATATCTATGTATTATTagcatattatttattaatcaCACGTTTAATTTcatctttatatttttattatataattaccGAAAAAATGCTAAAAAATGGATAggcataaataataaaattggcTGCCTTTTTTAatcgttttttttcagaTTGGCTTGCCATTTTTTCCTTCTATCGTTATTTCTTCTCGTTccttttctttattttatttgatttcgTAAACAAAAATGACTTAAGTGTTTAGCCTCtaaattattacaatttattattaagcaaaagaaaaagaaacgATGATAAAACTTTAATCTTATCCAttcaaattaatttaatataaaaaataatatcattaaacctaattaaatgtatatagagaagaataaataaataaaatttcttACGATACCATTTCCATTATCTATTCCAAGACccaatattataaaaaaaaataataataaaattaaatcctcttttacataaaaaaatataaaattcattaaaatattattttattaaatttttaataatataattaagaattatattaaaataaattcttATAATTTGTTACATAATGTATACATGTGTAATATAGCTGTATCTCaaaatacaatattattCTAGTTTaagaataattatttagctaatattattattatgaaattatatattttttatttgtttttttcatctaagtttaaaatatgtataaaaaatctttattaaaaaataaaaatttaaatgcaAACAGTATATTATGCATAGCATattaatatgcatatgaaacttgtacataaatatgtatattgtGAACGAGAAAatctatatatgtatatgaaatggaaatttttataaaattctGATAGAAAAGAACAACGTAAAGTTTTGCATAGTTTGCACCAGTATAACCGCTTCACTTAAACCTTTTCCCGATTTACTTATACTCGCTATATATGTATCTATTTAATGTATTAAATAAGCTTAATAATCATTAAAGTATGTATAAGAGtttgataaatatacacCATTTTATGGTAGCATGgtagaaatatatatgtggtTGTGATTATTTTTCCATCACAGAAAAATAAGGCTTTACTTTATTTAGcgtaataatacaaatgtATGTGCAAATTTgttaatgatataaaatatatatactttaaaTGCTCCAAACATAAAAAGgcattcattattttttacaaaaataatatcacATATGGTATTAAGTAGTTAAATAGGAGgggaagaaaaaaaaacataatttacaaatatgCTTATTTGCGTTATATATTCtggaataaatatttctatatattgtaAACGCTACCTAAATACCTGTTTTCACTTTTTAAGATTTCGTAAAATATCttaaaaagttttttttttttttggtaaAAACTGTAAATTTTCCTCCATCGGATCCTTGTCCCTTTTCATCATCTTTTTCTTCTCGTTTATCATTGTTGgcattttcattatccttatttttttctccatctcttttatttcctttcAAATTGTTTCCATTATCATCACcttctatattattttttttattttcatccgATTCAATTCCACCGTCATCATTTCGTATATTCCaagcatttttttctttttcattatcaCTATTATTTGGAGTATAATTATCTTtatctctttttttttcccgATCATGTTCACTTCTTCTAGTATCTCCTTTTCTATTTTCTCTTTCGCTATCTTTTCTATAATCTCGTTCTCTGTCCCTTTCTCTATCTCTTCTGCAATCCTTATCCTTTCTATAATCTCTACCTCTTTCTCTATCTCTGTCTCTTTCTCTATCTCTGTCTCTTTCTCTATCTCTTTCTCTATCTCTATCTCTGTCTCTTTCTCTATCTCTGTCTCTTTCTCTTTCTCTGTCTCTTTCTCTGTCTCTTTCTCTATCTCTATCTCTATCTCTTTCTCGATCCTTTGATCTATCTCTTCTATATTCTTTTTCCCTTCTGTATTTTCTATCTCTATCCCGTTCTCTATCTCTATCTCTATCTCTATCCCGTTCTCTGTCTCTGTCTCTGTCTCTGTCTCTTTCTCTATCTCTTTCTCTATCTCTCTCTCTTTCTCTATCTCTTCCGGACCAGGTTTTTCTATCCTTTTTCTCAGAAGCATCTCTATAATGGTCACCATTATTTTCATGATAccttttataattatcatcGTCATATTGAGAAGTACCTGTTTCATGTCTTCTCCATGTGAATTCATCATCGGCGGACGATTTCCCCAAAGTTTTATCTCCACTTCTGGattcttcattttgttttaataattgTTGTTCTATTTCTAGGTCTCTTTCTCTTTGTATTCTACTGATTTCGTcgagtttttttttatgagcttcttctttttttttcctttcgATTTCTTCCTTTCTTAATCTCtcttcttcttcttctcttctttttctttcttcTTCCGCTTTTAATTTCCTGATATGTTGTTCTCTTCTATCTCTAGCTctttgtattttttcttcttttaataatttatgtaaACGTTCTTTTTGTTCTTTTAGATCTTTTTCAAATTCTATTATTCTTTGCTGCATTTCTGATTTAGTAAATTCTTCAATGTCATTAGAAAATTTCATGTATTCTTCCTTCTCTTTAAGTGCAGCTTCAAAATCGGCTTTTTTCTCTTCTTCGACTGCTTTTTGTTCttgtaataaaatttcaGTATCTTCTTGGAAAATTAAAGCTATCCATTTATTCATATGACTAAGTTCAACTTGCCTTAATGCTCTAAAATAATGATCAACTTTTTTGGCTTCGGCTTttctaatttttataatttcatttCTCTCATTTAATCGGATTTTTCCTTGTACTTCTTCGATATCCTCAAAATCGACATAtccatttaatatatcttcAATAGTAATTTCATCAAGATATTTTCctttcattaatattttactaGTACTATTagtacataattttttaatttctttaaGCATTTGTTCGGCAGCTTCcgattttttctttatcttttcttcttttattCTAAGTTTTTCTCCTTTTTTCGCTAGTTCTTCtcttttttccttttctaatttttcttCTAATAATCTCTTTTCCattcttatttttaattgagCTTGTTCTTGttctttttgttttcttaACATTTCCTTtcgttttttattatgctCTTCGCTTAGAAGCTGTAACTTGTGATGTTCTTCAtctattttatcatatattttttttaatattttttcatcatctATTGGTTTGTCTTCAATAATCTCATTTTCTACAATATCCTCAATATCTGCAGTAGCATAATTGCTTATATGCTTATTTCCTTTATCTAATAAACTAAACTCATGTTCATAGTTTAATAGTTTtgtatttgtattttcaaCTTCATTTTCTATACTTATAGATTCATTAATCATTCGTAATccattatataattgattGTACATATTTGTAAGTGAatcttttattaatttactacgatttacattttctttatcaccaaaatatatagcTCTTTTTGTTAAGTCTATTCTCATTTCTAACTCTTTTTGATATACTAAATCTACTAACATTATTTCAGCATCATTCCatgatataaaatgtttagagcatatattttcaataaaataatcaatagatatataattatatacttttGATAATTgcaatattaatttatgaaatattacttcttttattttattaatatatatattatgttcaGTTTTTTCTAACTCTTTTAATAATACTTCGCATTCTAAACACAGGCTTAAAGGcgtaaatttattttctactaaagaatataatttttgtgcATTCTCATCTGCATagtttaatatatttcttacTTTTAATCCATTTTT is from Plasmodium berghei ANKA genome assembly, chromosome: 14 and encodes:
- a CDS encoding glycerol-3-phosphate 1-O-acyltransferase, putative is translated as MPDLYILIRWLCKAIVSSLFGDVNIINPENVPLYGSVIFVGNHNNQFIDACVLVASIPRQVKFIVAEKSMKRAVIGELARVAGCISVKRPEDLKFKGIGRIYWNTGDTKIKGINTRFKLDVQIGDKLMTQNKIFSVTKIESEIELILQDPININCEDKVNGVPFKIVPKINQSEVYNLVTHSLKNGDTIGIFPEGGSHDRTNLLPLKPGVAIMTLCALADGIEDVSIIPVGLSYSKLYQLQGCVTIFFGNAIIASQDLCKDYNNNNRETISKLLAKIEEGMRSCMLTSKNHETSRCIELCVSLYTPERMTISKNKIYNNLQLFSEMFWKFGNSKEIENLCYELQCYEKLLEANKIKDDEVWMLKQSTSAATLKFIEQICSLIFCTIFGMTFSLLWLPLVAISVYLAEKHRKTSLKNSLVKIQGGDVVASYKVLVLLVLLPTFNIIYGLLFSLYFYQSWLKRIAFTICSICILPICYYININYSVQIPTLLRQMKIHLKVICGIINVWRDNERELISMRHELQLKVRNIVSKLGHKVSDSFLDQLHRNIPKFVINADTKRLIRGKDEWVPILKRSQLEYREEIL
- a CDS encoding SND2 domain-containing protein, putative translates to MASQSEKKRLKKAANFIIYAYPFFSIFSLIYIIFAYFFRYNLITRNIFFFHCLLFFCYYYSIKNIHYGLTNGLNFTYYTDVLILSFVINIGLFFSFKIFYIYIIIPIYAIFKFINFIVKFFLGSPMSAIAPPENADQPEKKKQKIVYKKVY
- a CDS encoding eukaryotic translation initiation factor 3 subunit A, putative produces the protein MQTFQKPENALKRAEELQFIGQNEDALQILHAAIGHRTFRLQGWHVLQEQIMLRYIEFCLYLEKLSLVKDGLHQYRIICQHGNIASLGKVITDFRDKAEEKVRLAKENMNINKDKIEQEESNVDFTEKILMNSLDMEITGKYERKLQNAYKICMETYKMILEILRATPKLEKAYHDTAKKALLFCKENKRLTEFKKLSDLLRNHYNLILRGKHKPEYQSLLKIEYHLETKIMQLETACELSMWKEASNIAEDIYNLNMHEYFYKTLKSGSMESDMNNNADQNDSKKKSSDKDEEKDTNEATANGGVASTSAIASQNKQKENLKKWIATFYEKLADILFVYESELFHGLAWLKYCFHILNYGIEISEERKKFICTKAVLAVLSIPRFGNKKNEDYAKIFEAHKKMSQLLGHTSVPVKESLKNGLKVRNILNYADENAQKLYSLVENKFTPLSLCLECEVLLKELEKTEHNIYINKIKEVIFHKLILQLSKVYNYISIDYFIENICSKHFISWNDAEIMLVDLVYQKELEMRIDLTKRAIYFGDKENVNRSKLIKDSLTNMYNQLYNGLRMINESISIENEVENTNTKLLNYEHEFSLLDKGNKHISNYATADIEDIVENEIIEDKPIDDEKILKKIYDKIDEEHHKLQLLSEEHNKKRKEMLRKQKEQEQAQLKIRMEKRLLEEKLEKEKREELAKKGEKLRIKEEKIKKKSEAAEQMLKEIKKLCTNSTSKILMKGKYLDEITIEDILNGYVDFEDIEEVQGKIRLNERNEIIKIRKAEAKKVDHYFRALRQVELSHMNKWIALIFQEDTEILLQEQKAVEEEKKADFEAALKEKEEYMKFSNDIEEFTKSEMQQRIIEFEKDLKEQKERLHKLLKEEKIQRARDRREQHIRKLKAEEERKRREEEEERLRKEEIERKKKEEAHKKKLDEISRIQRERDLEIEQQLLKQNEESRSGDKTLGKSSADDEFTWRRHETGTSQYDDDNYKRYHENNGDHYRDASEKKDRKTWSGRDRERERDRERDRERDRDRDRDRERDRDRDRDRERDRDRKYRREKEYRRDRSKDRERDRDRDRERDRERDRERERDRDRERDRDRDRERDRERDRDRERDRDRERGRDYRKDKDCRRDRERDRERDYRKDSERENRKGDTRRSEHDREKKRDKDNYTPNNSDNEKEKNAWNIRNDDGGIESDENKKNNIEGDDNGNNLKGNKRDGEKNKDNENANNDKREEKDDEKGQGSDGGKFTVFTKKKKNFLRYFTKS